The genomic segment GCGGCGAACGCCCTCCATGGGATTGGCGTAGATGATCTGGTCACTCACGGCTTCCTTGAACAGTGCTCGCAGTCGCGTCAACACCTTGCCCTGCGTCCGGGAGGCCATAGCCCGGCCAAGGCCACGTCCCCCCTTCATCTCCCGGCGCGAGAGGACGGCCATCAGATCCTTGATGTGGGTTGCTCGCACGTCCCTCACCCTCATGTTTCCCAGGTACTCCAGGGCGTAGTCGAGTTCCTGCCGGTAGAGTTCGGCGGTCCTGGCGTTCACGTGGGTATGGCGCATCAGCCACTTCTGGGCGTACTGGGCGACGGTGACTTCGCTCGGCTCGGCGAGAAGGCCTCGGCTGTGGTCCACCAGCGCCTGCGCCCGGGCAGTGTTTGCGGCCGACTTCGTTGGAGCCGTCCCGGAAGCTGTGACGCGGGAGCCGTTGGCCCGGTAGCCGAGGGTGACCTGCCAGCGCCATTTGTCGCCGGATCGGTAGACGGTTCCCTCGCCGTTACCACGCTGCTTGGTGGAGCGTTTGTTCTTGGTCGTGTCCCGCTGCTTAGTCATTGAGTTTTCTCCAAAAAGAAGAAAGGGGGCGTAGGCCCCCATCGCTTCGTCAGAAGGGCCAGCCGTCGAGATCGTCGTCTGAAACCGGGGGTGCAGGAGGGAAAGCAGCTCGTAGAAGTTTCTGGATGAGGCGTTCCCTTGTCCGCGCGTACCGCTGTTCCAGCAGAGCTTCGACAGCGTCACGGGCGAAGGTCTTGGTCTGGGGGTCGCGATGCAGGCGGCCCCGGGCGATTTCTCGGTCGACGGTTCGACGGTGGACGTTGAGCAAGCGAGCGGTCTGCGTGGCGTTGAGGCGGGCGGGAAGAGGCTGGATCATGTTGTTTTCCTGGTAGTGGGGACGAGAGGGGAGAGGACGCACTGCGTTTGGCCGCTTAGCCCTGAGCATGAGCACCCGCCTGAAGGTCGATCCACTCCAGCAACTTGCGGCGGGGAAAGCGGTAGCCCTTGCCCAGGCGGATGGTGGGAATGTGCTGGTGGTGGGCCAGTTCGTACACCCGGTTGCGGCCTACCCGCAGGAGGGCGGCGACCTCGTTCACGGTCAGCAGTTCGGGGAGGGGGGAGGCATGTCGCTCCTGCTGGAGGTCGGCATGCACGTCGGTCTGGGTCGGCTCGTTCATCTCTCTGTCTCCTCGCGCTCGTCTGGTTCTTCGAGCGCTCACCAGATCAGTCCTGGGACCGTCCGGGCCTCAGCGGGATGCCCCGCGAAGACGAGGTGAAGATCGGGAATGGGCCGGGCACGAGACTTTGAAGGGCTGTCCCGACCGCCCACTCTTGACGCGGGTGAGGGGTTGGGGTATCCTTTCGGTACTAGCCCCCGGTGTCCGCGTTCTGCGAGCCGGGGGCACCTTTTGCCCTATAGGGCACAGAAAGTAGGTACGTCAGATACCTACATAAAGAGCCTTAAGGGTGCTCGACGCCGATCAGGACGCGTAATCTCTCGATCAGTCGGACGTAACGCTCCCGGTCGAAGTTGGTGCGGGCGAAGTCCCCGGCGACGAGCAGCGAGACGATGTCGTAGACCCGTGCCGCATCCTTGGCCGTGTGGAAATCGCCCAGATGCAGCGACTCGTCCTTCCACCGCAGCTTGGCGTGGAAGCGTTCGCCTCGCAGACTGACCCCCCGGTACGGCACTTTCCCCCTGGGCTGGTTGCGGTTCATGGCGTTCTGGGAGCCGGTCGCCGGGCGGAGGTTGACGAGGCGGTTGTCCAGGGGGTTGCCGTTGATGTGGTCGACGACAAGGCCGGGGGGGGTGTTCAGGATCACCTGATGCAGCTTCACCGTCACGCGGCCGGGCTGTTGCCAATCGAAGGTCCTGACGTACCCCTTGTCGTTGACGTACCAACGGCACTCCAGAAGCGCGGCGAGCTGGGGCAGGGTGGCATCCACCACAGCGTGCCTTCCAGCAGCGTGACGGCCGCGGAGGGGCAGAAGGACAACCGCGTCCCCCGTCGGCGTCACTGCAACTCCCTTTTGCGGGGTGCGGGCAATACGTCGTGGGTGAGGTCGCTGAGCTGCCGCATGACCTCGGCGGGCCACGGTTGCGTCAAGCGGACGCCCGCATACCGGGCCAGTTGCACGGTCTGCTCGGCGTCGAAGTCTGGCTCGGCGGCCCCTCGGGTGAATGCCGGGTCATCAAGCAGGTCACGAAAGCCATCCACCCCTGCCCAGGCGTGGTGCTCCAGCAGCGAGAGTGCCAGCGCCCGCAATCGGACGGCGATGCGGCGCCGGGGTGCCGAGAGGACCAGGACCAGGTCCGCATGTTCACCGAAGTGATGATGGTGCGGGACGATCTCCCCGGCCGGGTAGAGGTCGTCCCAGGCGCTCTCGATCTGGGTACCCAGCCGGACGAGAAAGGTGTGTGCGAGCGCGTCGGCGAACACGCACAGTTGCGTGCTGGGCTGGCTGCCGGGGGCAAACCAGGTGGCGGCGAGCAGCGTGCTCTCGCGGATAAGGGCCTCGGTGAGTAAGGGCGGCGATAGAGGCTCCAGCGCCCGGCGATCCGGCGTCCTGATAAATTGATTCACGATCCCCTCGTTCAGATTGGATTCCGCAAGCGGCCAATGGTTCCTAGGCCGTCGGGCCGCTCGCGGGTGCCGAGTGTAACACTAGTGTTACAAAGTGGTCAACAGGGATGACGGGGGAGACTCGGGGCAGGCCAAAGTTGACTGGGGAAGAACGTGGCGCAGGCCGTATGATCCTGCACGAACTCTCATGGCCCTTATTCGCCTCCGCCTCTCCACCTACCTACAAGAGGCTGGCATCACGCCTGCTGCCCTCGCTGCTGCCGTCCACCCCACTCTGTCCCGCAACACCGTCTACCGACTCCTGCGACAGGAGGACACCATCACCCGGCTGGACTTTCCGACCCTGGCGGCCCTAATGACGGCGCTCCGGCAGCTCACCGGCAAGCCGGTGGACTTCGCTGACCTGCTTGAACTGGATGAAAGTGTGTAGTCAGCCCGACGTCACCCGGCCCTGACCTCCGGGGGGGAGGGGAGGAACGCCCATGGACTTGACCTGCTGGGGGAGGGGAGAGGACGCCGTACAAGCCCACGAGGGCCGACGGGAAAATTAACTTTGCTCTGTCGTCCCGCCCCGCCCGGATATGCCCCTGGACGCCAGCACACTGCTGTATGCCGTCCCAGCACATCCCCATCTACGGTCGCGCCGACCGTCGGAACAATCAGGTCGTTGCCCACGCTGTCGTTGATGCCGGGGACGTGACCCGGCTGTCCCACCACCGCTGGCACCTGGGTGGACGTGAGCGTCTGTATGCCGTCACCCGGCTGGACGGCCGCACCGTCCTGATGCACCGGGTTCTCATGGGTTGTCTGCGTATGCTGGCCAATCCGGCACCCGCTGCTGGAGTTATCCGGCCTCCAGGAATGGAGTTATCCGGCACCCTCCCAGCCAACGGACGAGCTGTCCCCATTATGAAAGGCTGACCGTCTCCGGGGTCAACTTCCTGCTCTTCTTTCTGAGGCTTTCTCCCCGAAGTTCGATCCGGTAGGCGTGATGCAGGACGCGATCCAAGATCGCGTCCGCCAGCGTGGGATCTCCCAGATTCGCGTGCCAGGCCGGGGTCGGGAACTGACTGGTAATGATCGTCGAAGCCCGTTCATAGCGGTCATCCAGAATCTCCAGCAAAATCCTTCGACCTTCCGCTGTGGGCACATCCAGCCCCCAGTCATCCAGAATCAGGACGTTCACCCTGGCGATGCTCGCCAGGAGCTTCAGATACCGTCCATCCCCTTTCGCCAGGGTCAGTTCCTGCAACAGTCGCCCGGTTTGCGCATACAACGCCGTGAAGCCCTGACGGCAAGCCTGGTGCGCCAGGGCACACCCGATGAACGTCTTCCCGACGCCCGTGGGGCCGGTGATGATGACCCCCCTTTTTTCGGCGAGCCACTGACCCTGGGCCAGTGAACGCAGCAACCGGGCATCCAGCCCCCTCGGGTGTTTCACATCCACCTCTTCCAGGCTCGCATTGACCTTCAAACGCGCCGCCGTCAGGCGGCGCTGCAAGCCCCGGGTATCCCGGCAGGCCCGCTCACGGTCGACCAGCAAGGTGAGTCGTTCCTCGAAGCTCAGCTCGCGGAGACCAGGTTGTTCCTGTTGTTCTTGCAAAGCGAGCGCCATGCCATCGAGCTTCAGGGCGCGCAACTGTTGAATCACCGGATGGGGCAACATGTCAACCTCAATTCAGGGTGCGCTCGGCACCCGGTTCGTCGATCTCTGCGAAGTACCCAGGACCACGCAGATTGCTGTGGTCGGCTACAGGGAGTGCGGTGGGGGCATCGGGGAGTGGCGCTTCGTCCAGACGGTGCTTCAGGATGGATTTCACGCTCTGCAAGCTGTGCGCTTGCAGAGCCAACGCCCGCCGACAGGCCGCTTCCAGCCGCTCCCCGTACTCGCGGTGCAGGCGAAGCAGACCCGTCACGACGCGCTTTCTCTGTTCAGGATGTTGATCTCCGTCGAAGATGGCGCGCACCAGGGTCGTCGTGGCCTCCCCAATCTGCTGAGCCTGACCCAGGAGTTGGTCCGGACCCACCTCTCGGTAGTACCGGTGGTGGGCGGGCATGTGGTCCGGCACCGTGGTCTGTTGCCGGGCCGACGTCAGCGCGTCGGGGACCCGGTGATGAACCGCGATCCGTACGCCTGAACGGTAGATCTCGATCAACCGCGCGGTGAGTCGCAGATCCACCCGGGTCTTGACGTGGTGATGGGGCACGCTGTACGCGTGCCCCTGGACGACGACGTGGTAGTCCAGACCGACCGTGGCGTGCTTCCACTCGGCCACCTCGAAGGGCTGGGCGGGCAAGGGGCGCAGCAGGGGTTGATCCAGGGTTTCGAACTCACTGCGGCGACTGCCTGGCCTCTTCTGAAAGGGTTGCCCATTGAGGGTGTTCAGCAGTTCCCAGACCGCTTCGTTCGCCTCGGACAGGCTGAAGAACACCCGGTCGCGCAGCGGGGCGAGAATGCGGCGTTCCACGATCTGCACGTGCACTTCCACCAGGGCCTTGTCTTTGGGTTTGCGGACCCGGGCAGGGATGACGGCGACGTCGTAGTGCTGTGCGAATTCCTGATAGGTGCGGTTCAGCTCGGGTTCGTAGCGGCTGGCGTGGGTCACGCCAGCCTTGAGGTTGTCCGGGACGATGATCTCGGGCACTCCACCGAAGAAGTCCAGCGCCCGGACATGCGACGCGATCCAATCGTGAATGCCCTGGGTTCGGGTCACTTCGGCGTAGGTGTAGTCGCTGGCACCCAGGGTGGCCACGAACACCTGGCCAGCCTGGACGACCCCATTCCTCGGGTCGGTCAAGGGCAACGTCAGTCCGGCGTAGTCGACGAAGAGCTTCTCACCTGCCCGGTGGGTCTGGCGCATGGTCAGGCCCGTTGTGGCCTTCCACTTCCGGTAATTCTCGTTGAAGGTTGCGTATTGCCAGCCGTCCGGATGGTGCCGACGGTACTCTTCCCACAGCAGTTGACGAGTGACGCCTTTGCGCCGCAGTTCCCGGTCAATGGCGGCCCAGTCGGGCTGGTGGGTGACACTGACGGCAGCCTGCTCACGGGTACGAAAGAGCAGCACTTCGAGCTGGACATCGTCCAGCTCTGGGGGAGAGGCCAGCTCAGCCCCGCTTGCTGAGCGCGTGCGACGTAATCCTGCACGGTGCTGCGGGCGAGTTGGACGCTTTGTCCAATGAGGCGGTCACTGAGCTTCAGTTCCAGTTTCAACCGCAAGACTTCCCTGATTTTTCGCATGGACGCTCGCTTTCTGGTCATCCTGCAAGGATGACCAGGGGAGTCTCGTCCGCGACCGGAGGGTGCCGGAATCAACCAGCGCAGGGTGCCGGATTAGACCAGCGGAAGGTGCCGGATAACTCCAGCGACCCCCGCCGGATTACGCCAGCGTACGCAGGTTGTCCGTCGGGACAGCAAGTGCGGCACAGAAACGCCGACCCGCTGGACAACCGCCGGGCGAATCTTTTTGTTCCCGGTTCTGAGTCAGAGGTTGCACGTCCTGATCGGCGTGGCATATCAAAACATGCAGGTTCCTCTGCCCTGGGTGGGTCGGCGTGACTCCCTACTTCTACGAGCCGCGGGAGCTGGCGGAGTTGCTGCGGGTTTCCGAGACCACCATCCGCCGCATGATTCGCCGGGGAACCCTGCGAGCTGTCGCCATCGGTCGCCAGCACCGCGTTCCACGCTCCGAGCTGGTGCGCCTGATTCTCGAAGCGGGCTTGAGCGTCAGCGCCCTGCCGCCGTCGCTTCAGGACTTGATCGACATGCTGCACTTCCCCGAGCGAGCAGGCGGTGAAGCCACTGCGGCCAGTTAATCCTCCTGCCGTTTGGGGGGGCGGAGATGGGGCGGTGCCACGCGCTTGGGCTTGGGCCGCAGCATCTCCGCCAGCGCCGTCGTAATTTGTGGCCGCGGGAGCGGCGGCTGACCCACAGCGGGTGTTTTGGGTGCCTCCTGAACCTCTTGCCGCTCGATAGCTGCCTCAGGGTCCAGGATGACCCGGTACCGGCTCGGGCCATGCCCCTTCCCCACCTTCACGTTGGTGACCTGGAGGACCTTGGCCTCTTCTAGCTCCTCGACAAACTTGCCCACCCGCTTCCGCAGCGCCTGATCCCCGAGATCGGATGGTTCGTGCGAGAAGCAGGCTCGGCCGAGTTTCAGGTTCGACAGCGCTACCTCTTCATCCAGTGCTCCCTCCGCGATCAGCGCCACCAGTAGCCGCATGGCCCCGGCGCTGATGGGAAGGGCAGTGAGGTACTGGAAGAGTGAATTGTCGGCCAGTGTCATGGCCGGAGGTTTACCACGCCACCATCACGACAGGTGTTGCCGGGTGGTTTGCTGAAGCTCGGTCGTGACGGCAACGTGATTTCGCACCGCTTGGCTTCCTGGTGGTCTGTCGTGCCCATGCGTCCGCCGAAGTTGGCGTCATGGAACTGCCAACCGAGAGCCGCTACATCTCCGTCGCCTACGCTGCACGCCATTTCGGCGTCTCCCCCCAGACCATCCGACGAGCCATCAAGGTGGGTCGCCTGGAATCTGTCCGTGTCGGTCGACTACTGCGCCTGCCCCGCTCGGTCCTGAGCCTCATGTCCATCTGAAAGGAGCGATGCGTGCGGCCTCGACTCCGCACGCATCGGATGAACTGTGGATACGGACATCATCTACGAATACCGGGCACACGACCTCGGGTACCAGACTGCCTTGGACGAGTTCGCGCTGGATCAGGCCATTGAGGATGATCTGAGGCGTGTCCTGCTCCCCCAGGCGGACAGTGTGGAACGCCTGGCGGAAGAGATCGCGGCGGCTTTTGGAGACGGCACCGATGGTTTGATAGCCCTCCAAGCCTTTCTTGACGACGAGGCGGAACATGCTTCGCCCTCCTCTGACTGCTGGGGGCGCGACCACTGGGGTGACCCCTTCCCAACACTGGGTGAACCAAATGAAGCAGAGTTGCAGCCCGACCCGGAGAGGCTGGCAGCAGCCTTGGAGCGCGGCAAGCAAGCCGCCACCCAGCAGAAGCGCCGCAAGAAGAGAATCCAACTGCCGGACTACGGCGGCGCGTTCCCCCTGAGTGCCGCTCATGTGTCCGCCAAAGGGTTCTGGCCGGATGCTCTGGAAGACACTCGGCACGCCCGCAAGGAGCGGGCCAAGGACTCCGGGCTGCTCACCGCTCTGGAAGAGCTCCAGGCGCACGCCCCCCAGGGTATGGAGTGGGGCAAGCTCACGCTCTCCAAGTTGAAGGACTCTCCCCTCTACAGCAAGGACACACTGCGGCTTGCACGCCTGGAAATCGCTCGCTACATGCGCTCGGTTGGCGAGACGGCCTGTGTCTGGAAACTGGAGCGTGGGCGCGGCGGGGGATTCCATGTGGAACTGGTCGTTCCTGCGGGAAGCGGTGGGGGTCTCAAGGGATTAAAAGCTGTGACCGATATTTACGGCCTCGCCGCCTATCTCAGCAAGCCTCCCGACGCCTGGAGCTGCACGCCGGATGAGAAGGCTCGTCAAATTTGGTCCTCGGAGGACCTGGAGCGCGGGCAAGTCGCGGCATGCGAGGAGTACCTAACCCGTGACCGCGGTCCCTCTGGCAAAGAACGCCTTCAGTTCTGGGGTTCTATGGGTCTGGGCAAGGGGAGGCGGTGAACTACGGGTTATAGCTCGCCTCCCCATTTCGCTCCCCCAGCTCATCGACGGGGCGATAGATGGAACTACGGTTTATAGATGGGAGAGGGAGGCACCGGGTGGCCCCCTGCCTCCCTCTCCCAGGAAGACATGTTGGGAAGGGCCTGGATGACCGCTATGTAGGAGGGTGGACAACGGGTAACCCATTACGGCCCTTTTGTCTCGCTGCTGCGCCCCGTCTCTATTCGTCATCCCTGGCGCGGACCACGACGATATTGCCCTATAGGGCAAAGTGGTCCCGCAGGCCATCCACGGTGGAATGCCGGAAAAACGACAACTTGCCCCAATGGGGCACTCTCGCTCGACGGTGCAGCGCCGGAAAAACGAGACTTTGCCCTATAGGGCAATCCTGAACTCCGGTGCGACGCACTGCGGGTTGGGCCAGGTGACGGGATCACACCCCGTGACTGGCCCTTGCGTGTCGCCGCCGCACCGCCCGGTCCCAGTCGGTCAGGCAGCCCACCAGCAACTTGCCGTCCTTGGCGCAGCCCTCGGCCGTCGCCATGAACTCCGCGAAGGCTTCGTCGTAGGACTTCAGGTCCGGCCGGGTGTAGGTGATGTTGTGCGTGATCTTGTTGCGGTCCTCGCGCCAACGGTTGAGGCGCTGCGGCAGGTCGCGGTGGCGGTCCAGCCCCAGGTCGTCGAAGTCCAGCCCCATCGCCATGATCAGCACGAACATGGAGCTGGGTTTGGTCAGGCTGATCTGCGGCGGACTCTTCCTGAACACGCTCTTCTGCGCGAGCCGCTCCACCACTTCCTCCAGTGTGCAGAGGCCTGTCCCCTCCACCCGCCAGTGCAGGTGCGAGTGCAGGCGGTCGGTGAGGATGCTCTCGCAGATCATCGCCGCCTCGATGTAGAAGCCGTGTTCCAGCGCCAGCGTCAGCCGCTCGTGCGCCCGTGCGTACCGCTCCTGCTTGACCCGGTTCGGCTCTGCCGCCCTGCCCGTCATAGTGCCCCCGCGAACGCCCGCGCCAAGATGGAAGCGGGGAGGGCATCGAGTTCAGAGGCAACCGTTTCATCGGCATCCAGGGCCGACGCAGCACGCCATGTCGCAGCGATCTTGTCCTGAGTTTGGCGGGTAGGCAGTGGAAACGGGTATGCGAGGAAATCAGACGGGTTCAGCCGACGGCGGCGGACATTGGTGCCTGTGCTTTCCCCAGCAATCAGGGGCCAGACCGCAGGGTTTTTGAAGTGGGCGTCCAGCACCTCCGGCAGTACGGCGTTCTCGTTCACGCGGAAAACAGGAAACTCGGTCGAGACCACCAGGCCATCGCACTCGGGCGGCACAAGGCCCAGAGCGCCCTCCCACGCCATCAATTTCGGATATGTAAAGTTGCCTGCCTCTAGCCTGGTTAACTTCGGGTAGGCGAAATCTGACCCTAGCTTGCTCTGCCCCACGAAGACGCCGCGCCCGAAGGAGTAAACGCCCGCAAAGTGATAAGTCTCCGTGGGCTGCACCTGAACGTCTGGACTCAGGAGTTGCACCTCGCATAGCGCAGTGAATAGCCGTGCTGGCGGAGAAATTCCGAGTTTCTGCTGAACGTCAGGAGCAGGCGGTTCAAATGAACGTCTGGCATGACCGTCATCAGTGCCAGAGCAGCACACGCCTCCAGGGTCATCCCGGTCTCTCGGTGCAGGATGGCCAGTGTCCAGGCCAGGAACACCAGCAGGACCCAGCGATCCAGGCCCACAGCAGTTCGCAATGCGAACTGCGCCAGACCAAACTGGTGCTTGCCCTCCTTGAAGAACGATTCCTCGCTCCACCGCTTTGCCCCCTCGGCGACCACCTCGTCGCCTTCCATCAGTTCCGAAGAAACCGCGTGAAACACCCGGTCTCCACGGTCGACGCGACCCAGCACCAGCGGGTCATGCGGCCAGTTCTTCAATTCGATGTAGCCTCCATGCGGACAGTCAGCCACCGTGACCTCGCCTGGGTGCATCGTCCGCCGGGTTGACCGAACGCCCACCACAAACTCGAAGCCCAGCTGCCTGACTTCATCCAGGAAGACAGCGGATTCGAATCCGCTGTCTGCTAACACGCGAATCCGGAATCGACGACGGATCGCGTCTGGGACGGTTCGCAGAAGTTCTCGTGCCAGAGTCACTGGGGTCGCTGTCCCCTTGCCCCGGTAGACCCGGTACCCCACGGGAAACTTCACCGCTCCGTATTCGGCGAACAACACGACCAGATGGATGCCGTGAACCTCGTTGTAGACGCGAACGAAGGGCAGCGTGCTGCCCTTTTTTTCGATGCTGGTCAGGTCGACACTCAGCCGCAGGAGTGGGCGGTGTTTTCGTCGGGCCGCGACAAGCAGCGCGTCCCACTGGGCGCGCTGCAAGATGGCCCAACCCTGTGCCGTATCCCAGGGGTACTCGTTCAGGAGGCGGCTCAGCGCACTTTTGCTGACCAACTCAGCGCGGTGCAACGCCGTTTTGGTGGCAGTGTCCAGGAACATCGACAGCGCAGCCTCCAGGCTGCGCTGTTGGTAGGACGTGGTTGGAACGGCCAGGAACTCATCTGCCAGAATGCGGACGCGCTCCCCCAGAATCTGTGACGTAGACACTCCCAGATTTTCTCGGCTGGGAGCGCTTCCCCGTCGTTATGCAGGTGCAACTCCTGAGCTGGAGACTTCAGCGTCACTAAATCACTCATGGGGATGTACTCGACTGGCTCGGTGTTGTGAATGGCCCAGGCAAGCATGGCAACGTCTCTACGAACTTCCCCCCGCAGCCCCCGCGCCTCCTCCACCTTCCCCAGCAGGCCCTTCACGCGGGCGACGATGCGCCGCTGCTCGGGCAGGGGCGGGAGGGGGATATCAATGGTCAAAAACTGTGCAGGTTTGATGCGGTTCTTTCCACTGGTGCCCTGCGAAAGCGCATCGCACCTCGCCCAAAAGTCCTGAGTTTTTGTCAGCTAGTGCAACCATTCAGGCAACACCCGTTCACGGTCAACCTCGAACGTTGGAAACTCGCTTGATGCCGCACAGCCGTCTACGTCTGCACCTGCTATCGCCGTCGAACCATGCCGTACCCAGATTTTGTTGATGATCAGGTCGCCTTCGCGGACTAAGGAGAGCGTCTTGGCAGCAGTCTGAGCACCATCAATAGTTTGCCGTTCGTAAGCCCCGCCACCCCACCAGCGCACACCAATCGTTCGGTAAGCCTGACCAGGCTCGACGTTGATTGTCCTTTGGACCGGCCTGACAACCTCCCCCAACTTCACCCGTTCCCACTCAGGCATGGGCCACTTCTTCCTTCCCGGCCTGCTGCCCCAGCTCGACCTGCAACTCCTCCAGCAAGGCCAGGATGCGCCGCTCCTTCCCCAGAATGTCGGCCAGCAACTGCTCGGGCGGCATGTGCTCGAAGTCCTGCGCCGCGTTCGGGTTCTTCACGTCCAGGTTGTAGTTGTTCGCCTTGATCGCGCTCGCATCCACCCGCCACGCCCGCTCGTTCTCCTCGCGGTTGCCCCACCACGCCAGCAGCGGCGCGAACTCCTCGAACTGCACGGGCTGGGTCTTGGAGTAGTTCTTCTTCCCGGCGGGCAGCGGGTGCTCGTAGTACCAGACCTCCCCCGTGGGGCCGCCCCGGTCGAAGAACAGGATGTTCGTGGGAATGCTGGTGTAGGGCGCGAAGATGCCGTTGGGCAACCGCACGATGGTGTGCAGGGTGAAGTCTTCCAGCAACTCCTGCTTGACCCGTGCCCCCACGCCGTCACTGAACAGGAAGCCGTTGGGCACGACCACGCCCGCACGCCCGCCCTGCTGGGTGGCGGTCTGACGGCGCAGGCGGCGCATGATCAATTGCATGAACAGCAGCGCCGTCTCCGAGGTGCGCTTGTCGGCGGGGAAGTTGTTCTGGATGCCCCGTTCTTCCTCCCCGCCGAAGGGCGGGTTGGCGAGGATCACGTCTACCCGGTCGCTGTCCCCCAGGCTGGTGAGGTTGTGGCGCAGGCTGTTGCCGGGGTCGATCTGCGGGGCTTCCAGGCCGTGCAGGGTCAGGTTCATCTGCGCCAGCAGGTAGGGAAGGGGCTTGGCCTCGCCACCGTAGATGGAGCGGTTCTGGAGGATGTCGTGGTCCTCGGTGGACTGCGCCTGGGCTTCCAGATGCTCGAAGGCCTCGACCAGAAAGCCGCCCGTGCCGCACGCGGGGTCGAGGACGCTCTCGCCCAGGCGGGGGTCCAGCGCCTTCACGATCAGGCGGACGACAGGTCGGGGGGTGTAGAACTCGCCCGCGTCCCCGGCGGCGTCGCGCATCTCCTTGAGCAGGCCCTCGTACAGCG from the Deinococcus sp. NW-56 genome contains:
- a CDS encoding restriction endonuclease subunit S; protein product: MQLLSPDVQVQPTETYHFAGVYSFGRGVFVGQSKLGSDFAYPKLTRLEAGNFTYPKLMAWEGALGLVPPECDGLVVSTEFPVFRVNENAVLPEVLDAHFKNPAVWPLIAGESTGTNVRRRRLNPSDFLAYPFPLPTRQTQDKIAATWRAASALDADETVASELDALPASILARAFAGAL
- a CDS encoding helix-turn-helix domain-containing protein, with the translated sequence MIQPLPARLNATQTARLLNVHRRTVDREIARGRLHRDPQTKTFARDAVEALLEQRYARTRERLIQKLLRAAFPPAPPVSDDDLDGWPF
- a CDS encoding HNH endonuclease, with protein sequence MVDATLPQLAALLECRWYVNDKGYVRTFDWQQPGRVTVKLHQVILNTPPGLVVDHINGNPLDNRLVNLRPATGSQNAMNRNQPRGKVPYRGVSLRGERFHAKLRWKDESLHLGDFHTAKDAARVYDIVSLLVAGDFARTNFDRERYVRLIERLRVLIGVEHP
- a CDS encoding class I SAM-dependent DNA methyltransferase; the protein is MPPRTPRPKAEQTTAQRLSSVIKAVRDIMRKDKGLSGDADRLPMLTWLMFLKFLDDLEQNHEAEAEFGGRPYRPVIEAPYRWRDWARSNLTGDDLTQFISSENFRLSDENSMPGLFPYLRSLQGEGTRDRRTVVAEIFSGVQNRMQSGVLLKEVVQKLDTLDFTSSEESHTLGALYEGLLKEMRDAAGDAGEFYTPRPVVRLIVKALDPRLGESVLDPACGTGGFLVEAFEHLEAQAQSTEDHDILQNRSIYGGEAKPLPYLLAQMNLTLHGLEAPQIDPGNSLRHNLTSLGDSDRVDVILANPPFGGEEERGIQNNFPADKRTSETALLFMQLIMRRLRRQTATQQGGRAGVVVPNGFLFSDGVGARVKQELLEDFTLHTIVRLPNGIFAPYTSIPTNILFFDRGGPTGEVWYYEHPLPAGKKNYSKTQPVQFEEFAPLLAWWGNREENERAWRVDASAIKANNYNLDVKNPNAAQDFEHMPPEQLLADILGKERRILALLEELQVELGQQAGKEEVAHA
- a CDS encoding helix-turn-helix domain-containing protein — its product is MNEPTQTDVHADLQQERHASPLPELLTVNEVAALLRVGRNRVYELAHHQHIPTIRLGKGYRFPRRKLLEWIDLQAGAHAQG
- a CDS encoding helix-turn-helix domain-containing protein, with product MELPTESRYISVAYAARHFGVSPQTIRRAIKVGRLESVRVGRLLRLPRSVLSLMSI
- a CDS encoding helix-turn-helix transcriptional regulator, with amino-acid sequence MALIRLRLSTYLQEAGITPAALAAAVHPTLSRNTVYRLLRQEDTITRLDFPTLAALMTALRQLTGKPVDFADLLELDESV
- a CDS encoding helix-turn-helix domain-containing protein, encoding MTPYFYEPRELAELLRVSETTIRRMIRRGTLRAVAIGRQHRVPRSELVRLILEAGLSVSALPPSLQDLIDMLHFPERAGGEATAAS
- a CDS encoding transposase; protein product: MSTSQILGERVRILADEFLAVPTTSYQQRSLEAALSMFLDTATKTALHRAELVSKSALSRLLNEYPWDTAQGWAILQRAQWDALLVAARRKHRPLLRLSVDLTSIEKKGSTLPFVRVYNEVHGIHLVVLFAEYGAVKFPVGYRVYRGKGTATPVTLARELLRTVPDAIRRRFRIRVLADSGFESAVFLDEVRQLGFEFVVGVRSTRRTMHPGEVTVADCPHGGYIELKNWPHDPLVLGRVDRGDRVFHAVSSELMEGDEVVAEGAKRWSEESFFKEGKHQFGLAQFALRTAVGLDRWVLLVFLAWTLAILHRETGMTLEACAALALMTVMPDVHLNRLLLTFSRNSEFLRQHGYSLRYARCNS
- the istB gene encoding IS21-like element helper ATPase IstB, whose product is MLPHPVIQQLRALKLDGMALALQEQQEQPGLRELSFEERLTLLVDRERACRDTRGLQRRLTAARLKVNASLEEVDVKHPRGLDARLLRSLAQGQWLAEKRGVIITGPTGVGKTFIGCALAHQACRQGFTALYAQTGRLLQELTLAKGDGRYLKLLASIARVNVLILDDWGLDVPTAEGRRILLEILDDRYERASTIITSQFPTPAWHANLGDPTLADAILDRVLHHAYRIELRGESLRKKSRKLTPETVSLS